The window GTCACAGAGTTCCCTGGATCAAAGAAATTCAACTGAATCTGCAAAATAGAGGAGCACAGCATATTAATCTCAGTATCCCAGAACTCAAACTATACCAATAAAGATTTTTACAGAAGCTTTACTTGGAGTCCACTGGTTTGAGGGCAGCCATTGCAAGAAGCACAGCTAACCCACAAAACATCACTTCCAGTATCAACCTGTACATAAAAATCTTTTGGAGGAGATCCTAATCTCAGCTTCGTGTAGTATAATCTGTCCAAAAGTCAAACACCAAAACTGAGCAGAAGACAACAAAAGCCAaagaaaacaactttttttttgattgagacataagaaaacaaacaaattttttggcAGAATATAACTGAGATATACTCAAGATATTGTATCGAACACCTTACAGGCATTGCCAACACAGTCGATCAAcccctaaaataaaataaaaagagaaaaaagatgaaatttttttgaatttaccCAACAACGAAAGGATCAAAAGTTCCATCGACGGGGAAATCTATAACACCACCTAAGGACTGTAACAACCTGCCGTGTCTAGCTTTATCACGAGCCATGAGCTGACTTAGTTCCATCTCATGATTCGCCGGAATCACTCTTTCGAGTTTCAACGCCGCCGGGAAACCGAAAGACGAAACCGCCGCAGGTAATAATATTAAACAACAGATCAGAACAGATACCGTAACCCGAACAGCCGCCATATATATAGCTTCCCGAGTTGGGTCTGCTTTTACgaagtgttttaacaagatctTCTTCCTTCGTAATCAAAAAAGGatcattcttttttcttgtgGGTACGACGGAGAATGATGAATCGACGACGACGACATAATAGGAATCGGAGAGAATTGAGCCGTCAAATTGTTTAATACGGATCCGTAGACTCGAgattcatgtaaaaaaaaaaaaaaaaacagaagattttgatttgtgtacTACTCTGTTGTCGTTGCTTTGCTTGTCTTTGTCctttttgggagagagagagagaagttaaaAGAGAGTAGTAGTAGATTAACAGAAAAATGTATCAGTGCAGATTACGCCAATGTCACATGTGTTTTAATTCCATCGAttctgtttttatatttatcgatttttttttaaaataaaaaaaaacatatccaaATAACcatatctttcatttttttaattattaaataaaacgcatatatataactacaaatattacatatttatactataATTCATTCAGGCTGATAGTTTCTCAGATGGTCaaccataattaaaaaaaatctctaatcaAAATGTTGGGAAGTCAATGACAATGATtgataattagatatatatatatatatatatatacactatatagaggcttaaaaacatatataacgtATAGATGCTGTAACTGtttatcaaaactcaaaaatataaatattaatcttAGTCGATGAAAAAAGAGagatcaattatttttttatatgcaagttttgtttcatttcagAGTGGTATTATCATTGGTTATTTTTCTACATGCAAGTACTCTCGTTTCATTAGAGAGGGCATGGTCAAAGTTGCTTAGcaaacaagttaaaaaaaaaaaagagtatagttGTGTAAAAGTGAACAAAGATTAgggttcataaaaaaaaaaaaaaaaaaaaggaggccAGTCAATGGAAGGGTTCTTTCTTGGCAATTAGCATCATCttctttagctttttttttttttttttctggttaccTAAACCACATAATGCGTACTTTTGACGCACCTCTTGCTTTACttgtatagtatatattattattacacacaAAAAGCAAGTGTGtataacagtatatatatatatacacacaattttgtatttatttatacgTACGTGTGTATAAGAATCAATTGGAATCCATCGGAATATTAAAAACAAGTTATAATACTATTGATATAGCGATCAACATAGGATATTTTCAACCAAATTGATGAAGAATATTAGGTAATTCGACGACTTGATTGGTTTACGGGTCAAATGTATTATATATTCCAATATCGTATATAGATAAGTTTCTGCCATTCTGTGTTCTATTACCAAAAGCATCTATGATCTATATGGAAAGGAGAGAAtagtaaatattataatttgtgtacattatatatattgtaaacctAACATCTAATAGAATTATTCAGTCTCCCTTTCTACATGGTATCTGAGTAACGATacctaaacctaaaaatttcaatttcaaaatttttctcttcttcgccGTTCACCATATCGTCAACCTCAAGTGAGACCATTGCTGTCTCTGACACACAAAACCTTACCTCCATCAACATGACTAATGTCAACAAGCTCAAAAGTACCAATTTTTTGATGTGGAGCAGACAGGTTCGAGCCCTTCTTGATGGCTATGACCTCACAGACTATGTCGACAATACTATTGTCGTCCCGCCTCCTACCGTGATTACGGCCGGTGTCACTACTGCTAATCCGGACTACAAGATCTGTGTCCGGCAAGACCGTCTTATATACAACGTCCTACTAGGAGCAATCTCAATATAACAATTAACAAGACAACACGTACGTAGTTTAAGTTTGATACTAGGAGCAATCTctatataacaattaacaaGACAACACGTACGTAGTTTAAGTTTAATACGTAGTTTAACCTTTGATTCGTTTTATTGGtgactaaattttaaaagtttatttttcatGACAATAAGAATTTTACGAACCAAATCTtcaacaaagttaaaaaaaaaaaaaacatcttcaaCTTATTATATAGTCTAGTGGTTTTTGGATCAAGGAGCTTTTAACTGTAGCAATGCAATCAAATAAATTGGTTGTATAACATTTTTGGATAAACAAAAGCAATgcctttattttttcctttgagGCTAAGTTATGAAGGTGTGGTGTCACATTCCATCCGAATGTCTTTTATATTGTTTCGAGGCCCTAAATTTATAAAAGACTAACCCATAATATCATTATTTCTTTACTTTACTTTTGGCTTTGTCATCAACATTTGTCCcattttcaaataatattttgtcttGTCATGTcttgtttttaattatgtaacttttctttatatttaaacaaaacatgattagATATCAACTTAATTACTTGATACCATTAGAACACAAAATTTATTGGTTTCCAACAcgaatataattatataacttatCTTAGCCTAAAACAAATAACAACGATGATTTAACGACGAGGGTACAGAGTACAGACAAATGAGCTACCccaatattttattcatattagTTCCGGTTTCGccataattataaaaatggttttctttttcattattaataTGTTATGGTCGCTTTTCATTGGACCAAATGAGTGAAGTTTTCATGAAGTAGTATCCAATCACATAACTGTGCAAAAGCATTAAGAAGGAGAATATTTTCGGTTGTAACTTTGATATTGCTGTTTTTTGCTAAGTTCTATATCATGTAACTGAGTTAACAATCATATgcgtttttataattttgaatctAAAAATCACTGCTGTGCTTTAAGTTTGGGCAAAAGAATCACCGATGTTCGTTGTACAAATCGCATGATTACGTAATAAAAGTAGTACTTTAACCGATCCaacaattttaaattctttACACCCATTCAACGCATTCAATACAAATTGTCGGCTTTTGCTATGTTCACAATTTAGAATATTCAAGATATCGAGTTatacactaaaaaaataaaaataaaagagatcaaATAAGCCAATCTGTTTGAGTTGGGCAAGTATAATCAAATGAGACACAAATCGGTTTCATTATTTTGACGACCCACATATTGTAATGGACCACAGTCCAATATCCAAAACTCTATATCTTGANNNNNNNNNNNNNNNNNNNNNNNNNNNNNNNNNNNNNNNNNNNNNNNNNNNNNNNNNNNNNNNNNNNNNNNNNNNNNNNNNNNNNNNNNNNNNNNNNNNNAAGTTCTAGACTTTCAGAAAATATGTCTATGTTTCCGATTTAACATCAGAGAAAATTCCACAAAACTAGGAGTCAAATTTGGATAGTATCTCTTTAATATTCAAAGTAAActgaaaagaaatatatgttaCGAACGATCTAAACCAATCTACTTGATCATAGAGATCTTAATCAAAGAGACGTACATGCTTTGGTCACTCCACATGACTATAACGTACTTATTGCTATTTTGACGTGTGATGAGGATTCTAAGATAAACCGATGTGTACTCTTAAAAGTATTATGCGAGAACCATTAACCCAAATGGACCAAAACTGGACTTAACCGGCACATTTATCTGATCTGACTACATATCAACTGTGGAATGTTGATTTGTAAACGTCGGTTCTTTCACAAGTCTCCtactttaaaacaaaacctCCACATCCGCCTGACCAATGGattttgattaatattaaaGAATATTAGCAATCAAACATGTGCAGTTGTCACATCATAGTCTTCAAGTGGAGATCTGCACTCTAGAAATTTGTTGCGTAAGTTGACTTGATTCGTACGTAATCTTTCAATTTTCTTAACCGGCCATTGCTAAATATCTACACTGACCGATCAAACCATATTTTCCTCGGAGTCGTCTAATTGATCAGACAATAATAACACACGAAACTTTTATTCAGTCTCTAAACGGGACATTGCTTATTTTATCATCACGAAATTTCTATATGACATATACttacaattttttgaatttcaCACGATTTAATGGTTCAGATCAAGAATTATAGATGAGCTTGTTATGTAAATTcacataaaatttattaaatcgataagagaaaaaaaaaaaagcatgtaCTAAAAGACAATTCATAATTATGAGTATATTTTCACTTCAAATTTCATCATAAGCTTATAGATAGTAGATAGCTATATATATCTATTCTTCCATCATATTTTTCTACAAGTAATCTTTTTTTAAGGAAATTTCTGAAGTAGTACCCGTATATCTTTTGAACCTGTTACTGTCACCTTCCCATTCTGCATTTCATTTTGTTGCGTAAATGTTTAGAATGGTATCAAAAATAGACTATAAATGGATGTTGTATCAagtaagcaaaaacaaaaaaaaaaagttacatctCATTTTAATGTTGTCATGTTGGTAAAGGTTGCGCGTGCAAAGTGATGGACACATATGTTCATTGCAAATTTGGTTACTGGCACCACAAATATACATGCTTGCTTCATGAAACTGCTAtcatttctttatcttttttttaatgtataattttctgttaTTATACAAATGGTGAATTTGGCCCAGAATttcacttccattttttttagtaattgaATCCTCAAGTTATAGGTTAAGAGTAAAATATTAGTCTATCAATCGGATCTTCAAATTGGCAGAACTATacccaaaaaaatgtatttgaaAACTAACCCAGAACTGTGTAATCTTGGAAAACTATAACTTTCTTTAGCGGCAAAGTcacatatatattcttttaaacttttctatgtcaaaataaaaataaaaaataaaaaaaaaatcagattcacTTCTAGCTCAACAAACAAATtcatcacttttatttatttggtcgTAATGGCTTTTGTAAACcccataatattttttagccATTCATGTCTTTGAAATTGCTTGTTCTAGTAATTAAAGTCCCTTTTCCTTCTAATAGATTTTGTGTGGCAGTTCAGTTTTGCctaaacgaatatatatttcCCTGACAAAAACATGTGGCTTATAATCATTGTTGCTTGCAAGTATTGTAACGATTCTGTCGTCAACATCGGATGAAGACctttaattatcaaaataaaataaaaagatatttaaaaaacatcGAATGGAAAGGCCACGACGAAGTGGAGTATAAAGTTGTGAAAGTAGGATAATGGTTACTCAAAAAGCACTAGGTTCAGTTTACATAATTTCTGACATTGTTTGTTCTTTGCAATCCAAACGAGATTATTGTTTGGATTAACCAACCATGACATTTACTACAATCAAAGGGGTAATCCAAGGTAACTTAAGAGTTAGAGTggttaacaaaaacaaaaaaaaaaatcttcacaaATGCGGTTCTGATAGATCGATCATTAATATAGAAAATCTAAAGTATGTTTCATTATAAAAGAacgattttattttgaattatattatatactaatatatgtctttagaaaaattaatacaatatttatgaaatttatcGAATTAAACAAGATACAAGTGTacttaactaaagaaaaaaaaaagtcagtttTCAAAGAGTTCAAAAGAtggttgtttttaaaaatttaattgatatttaaagtttatatatatatatatatatatatatatatatatgatgaatctACATAAATCATGTAACACAATTCCGTATTCACAGTTAATTAAATCTGCTAAGAACGAATCAGTCTCCTTCTAACTCACCGTTATTTCATTGTGTAGTTTCAGACCATGAAACTTCAGGCTGACtgtaatgaaaaataatatcataatgcGCATGCACTCATATATGtatacaagatatatatataacgttgctaaaactaatcaaacattcaatcatatattttccatttgttATGATTATTGATTCTTGTTTGCGTGGGGACAGTTTGCAATTGAGTAATCCAATATCGATCTTTAACTAAATATTGGTTCGTGAGACTTGAACCTCTCTTATTGATTTCGGTATTTCGACGTCCCAGTCATAGATTCTGAtgatgacaaaataaaaaaacaaatatcatactTGATACTGGTGTTGGTTTTGGATTTCGATTCTTAAAGTTCAAAACTCTAGCCCAATTTTAATACCTAGTGCAGTACTGCCTTTTTTACGGAtgcaaataattatattattgatttatatatcaCTAAGTTGAAGACAAAAATAAACACTTGGTAAAATAACTAATAACCTCTGTTATATCACTGATTGATTGGTATATTGTTTAAGTAACtttaattgattaataaataaaagaggttttgttgtagtatttaaaaaagatattaaaatgtatatgaagacaaaattagtaatttaaaatgttGAAATGTAAGTGACAATTTAAGATGAGAAAACTAAGAACAACCTCATACGGACGGGAGAGAATCTCAATGTAAAGTAACAAAAGACTATTAAAAAGTCTGTGCTTCTCCATAGAAactctttatttaattttaacttaatcagtgtttcaaattttgaatatataataatgttctATTCCTAATACCTTGTAGACTTCAATACCAATTATTTTGCAACTGATTTAACCATCCACTTACGGTTACACCAAGTCATCTTCAATATCAAATTTCAGTTGTTACCACAAACGTCGCTTGCCACCCTTATCTCAAGCTCAATATAGAATCTCATCATCTAGAGTGGCAATTTGAGATCTCATATTTCCTTCGCTGTATAACCATCtcaaacaatataatataattatcacTTCTGAGTTTCTGGATCCTTTTAGTTCTTTTCGTGCAGTAGTAACGAGTGTGATAGCCCCTAAATCGTTATACATTTCTCCCAATTGACTGACGTCATGACGTGGATCTTGCATCTTCAGCCACACATAAGTGACATTCGTGCATggttcatataatatatattgtagaGGTTTGGAATTTTGTTTAGCTATAATTTGAGATTATATATGGTCAGTCTTAAGACCGTTGCTAATGGCATCTGTTGAATTGCTCCTAGCTGATTTTTATACTGATATTAGCGGAAagccaatgaaaaaaaaatttataaagacACATTATTCTTTATTTAGATGGTAGGAATGAAGTTGAAAGCATATACAATCTAAGGATCAACTTATAAAATGCTAGCATACTGAGAGTCTAGCATTTTGTCACATACATGACAATTATTGAAGATAAGGAACACAACACCATGGAAGATGACCACCCCTTCACgcatatgtatatggtatcttCTTCGATATGCTTGTTTAGGCTGTTTCAACGGCAGTAACAGAGCCCTTGGTGCATAGAGTAGAGCATATTTCGACACATTGTTCAACCGCTCCATTAACAGTTTCATTTGGATCTAGTGACCGAAACAAAATTGGAATgaataaatgcaaaaaaataacaataatatattgaGGTTGGAGAAAGGTTGCTTTACCAGATTCCCTAAGAGTTGTTAAGGCACCGCACAAAGAGGAGGTACATCCCAAATTACAATAGTCATTGACAGTATCGCCTTGagagtagaaaaaaataaaacaaatgcaacttacataaatttggttcttATTGCACCTTGTAACAAATAgcataataaaatcaaataaataaatcaatttacCTGCAATTCCCAAAATATCATGAGGAAAAAGACTAGGACATACAATATTGGCCACGACTATTTGACATTTACTAATGTCTGAACAATATTGTATCCCTTTTCCCTTAACCATGCAGGCACTATATATGATCCTGGCAGCCCGGGTCGGGCAGCAGGCCTTTAAAACTACCGCTTCTACTTGAATTTGCGCCATCACAAGACTGATTATGAGCATACTTAATATCACTGTTTTGCCTTCCATCTTATGATTGATCAACTGTTTGAACACAAAATATGTGTAGAGAAATCACTTATAAGCTTGTAGTGATGAAATGGTTGATGAAACAAGACTTGCTTAAATAATAGTTGGTCTACAATTCAATTTGCCACCACATACTTATTTTGTCACATTTATCACATTATCTATATAGAGTCTAGAAAAACCCgactattatttgttttttaagtgttttttgtttctttgtttttaactaactcttttgtggttgtaggagttttgtttttagtgatTGTTTTGTAGTGAGCAAATGGATTAGTGTGTCTCAATCCGGTTGAGCAGAGTAGTAAGATGTAATGGTAATGAAAAAACATAGGAGGAGTAGAAGAAGCAATGCATAGTTCCTTGCTATACTAATTGCACTAAAAAGAAGATGTTCTTTGGATTCCTTAGAGGCACTAAAAAGGAGACTATTCTGGAGGTACAGAGAGACTCCATTGTTACAGCCTATAACGTTTCGAGATTCTCTGTGTTGTTGGGGCTTTAACCATGTTTTCTTAGTGGAAAGACCTTGGATATCATCATGTAAAGGTTGATAAGCAGTATTATGGGATATGCAGTTTCGAAATGTTATTGAGAGATTTGTTGAGATTCCATCTTAAGCAGTGTAAACGTTATCATGCGCTCGAATATAATAGAGCTAAATAAATGTTTTCATGTTTATCAGTAAAGTTACCGTTGGTGGTTCTCTAGAGATACAAGGGTATTT is drawn from Camelina sativa cultivar DH55 chromosome 8, Cs, whole genome shotgun sequence and contains these coding sequences:
- the LOC104706584 gene encoding thionin-2.2-like, with the translated sequence MEGKTVILSMLIISLVMAQIQVEAVVLKACCPTRAARIIYSACMVKGKGIQYCSDISKCQIVVANIVCPSLFPHDILGIAGDTVNDYCNLGCTSSLCGALTTLRESDPNETVNGAVEQCVEICSTLCTKGSVTAVETA